A window of the Salvelinus alpinus chromosome 25, SLU_Salpinus.1, whole genome shotgun sequence genome harbors these coding sequences:
- the LOC139553253 gene encoding synaptosomal-associated protein 23-like isoform X2, with amino-acid sequence MADMSVEDITMRANQVTDESLESTRRMLQMAEESRQTGVNTIEMLDQQGEQLRRTEEGMDQINQDMRQAEKNLTDLSKCCGLCVCPCDRVTSIEHDSKYKRTWGIGDRSSAGGGEGVDGSVVSTQPSGIRNGQANQQQSMGGPYIKRVTNDAREDEMEENLDQVGSIIGNLKNMAMDMGSEIDKQNKHIDRITDKADMNKARIDEANQRANKLIK; translated from the exons ATGGCAGACATGTCAGTGGAAGACATCACCATGAGGGCCAACCAAGTGACCGATGAG TCCTTGGAGAGCACCAGGCGGATGCTACAGATGGCTGAGGAG AGCAGGCAGACTGGTGTCAACACCATTGAAATGCTGGACCAACAGGGGG AGCAACTGCGGCGTACGGAGGAGGGTATGGACCAGATCAACCAGGATATGAGACAGGCTGAGAAGAACCTGACTGACCTGTCCAAGTGCTGTGGCCTCTGTGTCTGCCCATGTGACAG GGTGACGTCCATTGAGCATGACTCTAAGTACAAGCGTACCTGGGGAATTGGTGATAGAAGCAGtgcaggtggaggagagggagtggaCGGCTCGGTGGTGTCCACTCAACCATCAGGCATCCGTAATGGACAGGCCAACCAGCAGCAGTCCATGGGGGGACCTTACATCAAGAG GGTAACCAACGATGCTCGCGAGGATGAGATGGAGGAGAATCTGGACCAGGTGGGCAGCATCATAGGCAACCTGAAGAACATGGCCATGGACATGGGCTCTGAGATAGACAAGCAGAACAAACATATCGACCGCATCACAGATAAG gcggaCATGAACAAAGCACGTATCGACGAAGCCAACCAGCGAGCTAACAAGCTCATCAAGTAG
- the LOC139553253 gene encoding synaptosomal-associated protein 23-like isoform X1, translated as MERNGGKMNRPQSVELGVTGGTSNFDSSKMADMSVEDITMRANQVTDESLESTRRMLQMAEESRQTGVNTIEMLDQQGEQLRRTEEGMDQINQDMRQAEKNLTDLSKCCGLCVCPCDRVTSIEHDSKYKRTWGIGDRSSAGGGEGVDGSVVSTQPSGIRNGQANQQQSMGGPYIKRVTNDAREDEMEENLDQVGSIIGNLKNMAMDMGSEIDKQNKHIDRITDKADMNKARIDEANQRANKLIK; from the exons ATGGAGAGGAACGGTGGAAAGATGAATAG gcctCAGAGTGTAGAGCTTGGTGTGACAGGAGGAACCTCCAACTTTGACAGCAGCAAAATGGCAGACATGTCAGTGGAAGACATCACCATGAGGGCCAACCAAGTGACCGATGAG TCCTTGGAGAGCACCAGGCGGATGCTACAGATGGCTGAGGAG AGCAGGCAGACTGGTGTCAACACCATTGAAATGCTGGACCAACAGGGGG AGCAACTGCGGCGTACGGAGGAGGGTATGGACCAGATCAACCAGGATATGAGACAGGCTGAGAAGAACCTGACTGACCTGTCCAAGTGCTGTGGCCTCTGTGTCTGCCCATGTGACAG GGTGACGTCCATTGAGCATGACTCTAAGTACAAGCGTACCTGGGGAATTGGTGATAGAAGCAGtgcaggtggaggagagggagtggaCGGCTCGGTGGTGTCCACTCAACCATCAGGCATCCGTAATGGACAGGCCAACCAGCAGCAGTCCATGGGGGGACCTTACATCAAGAG GGTAACCAACGATGCTCGCGAGGATGAGATGGAGGAGAATCTGGACCAGGTGGGCAGCATCATAGGCAACCTGAAGAACATGGCCATGGACATGGGCTCTGAGATAGACAAGCAGAACAAACATATCGACCGCATCACAGATAAG gcggaCATGAACAAAGCACGTATCGACGAAGCCAACCAGCGAGCTAACAAGCTCATCAAGTAG